The bacterium nucleotide sequence CGTTGCTCGTAGGCTTCGAGTGACAACTCGATCCCCTCGGGAGGCGTGGCACTCGGCGCGCTGTGATCGCCCAGGCCCAGGTCCGCACGAAGCAACCAGGGACCGCGGGCGAGTGCGAGCGCTGCCTCGAGGCAGTTCTCGAGTTCGCGAATGTTTCCCGGCCAGGAATTGTCGACCAACGCCTGAAGTGCATCCGGTTCGATGCCTTTGACGGGAGAATCCTTGGGAGCTCGGGACAAGAAGAGCTTGACCAGCTCCGGGATATCTTCTGGACGCTCGCGCAGCGGTGGCACCTCGATCGATACGACCCGCAACCGGTAGAACAGATCCGAGCGAAATCCACCTCGGCGCACTTCCTCGGCCAGATCGCGATTCGTCGCCGCGATCAGGCGCACGTCGACAGGAATGGATTCAGTGGCGCCCAACGGACGGACTTCGCGCTCCTGGATCACGCGCAAGAGCCGGGCTTGAAGCGAGACGGGGAGTTCCCCGATTTCGTCGAGAAAGAGCGTCCCGCCATTGGCGCTGCGAAACAAGCCCTCCGACGCACGAACCGCACCGGTAAAAGCACCGCGCTCGTAACCGAAGAGTTCCGACTCGATGATGCCTTCCGGCAAGGCACCGCAATCGACGGGCACGAACGGTCCATCCCCTCTGGGCGAAGTCGAGTGCAGAGCGCGCGCGGTCAGTTCCTTGCCCGTCCCGCTCTCGGCCTGGATGAGCACATTGCTTTCATTCGAAGACAGGTCGCGAATCATGTCGACCACGCGCTTCATGGGCTGGGAACGCGCGATGATGCCCTCCAGCGCCGCACGCCGGTCGAGTTCACCCTCGAGTTCGCGATTGCGTATGCGTAGACCGCGAAACTCACGCGCACGCTGGAGAGTCTGAAGTACCCGATGCTGGTCACCGAATGGCTTTTCCAGGTAGTCGAAGGCTCCCGCACGCATGCATGCAACTACGGAATCCACACTCGCATGTCCCGTGATCACGACGATCTCGGCCTGCGGGCAGCTTCCTCGGATCTCGGAAATGAGCTCGAGACCGGAGGCCTCACCCAGTTTGAGATCGAGCAGAACGACTTCGGGATCCCGACGGAGTTGCTTGCGCACGCTTGCGGCGTCCGGTGCCTCCAGAACTTCGTATCCGCCGCCTTCGACCTGTCGGCGCAGACTGCGAACCAGGCGAGGTTCGTCGTCTGCGACCAACACGCGCGGTCGCGCTGAAGAGCGGCGCCGCGAAGCGACTGGATTCTCGTCCGACATCGCCCGCGTGATCGGAGCGTTCTCACCACGGCTTGAGCGAACGCACTGGCTCGCCTACACTTCCGCCGCTCCTTGGGGGGAGATTGAGTGGTTCGAGCGTCTGTACTCGTTGTTGATGACGATGCGCTGTATCGAAAAGCGTTGACCCGGTATCTGGAAGGCGAAGGCCTTGCGGTTACGGCGGTTGGCGATCCTGCGACCGGACTCGAGAAACTCAAGCAGCGCCCCTACGACCTCGTCTTGACCGACCTGAAGATGCCAGGAGTGAACGGAGTTGAGTTCGTGCGCCAGGTGCGGGCAGCCGACCCGGAAGCCGTATGCATCGTAATCACGGGTTTCGGTTCTCCTGAGCATTCGATCGAAGCTCAGGAAGCGGGCGCATTCTGGTTCATTGCAAAAGACTACGACCAGATCGCCTGCCTTGGCCCCATGCTCGAAAACGCGCTCGAGTTCCGCCGACTGCGAACTTCGAACCGCCAGCTCCAGCGCCAGCTCGAGGTGCGCTTCGGCTTCGAGAACATCGTGGGCGAAAGCGACGCGCTGCGCGAAACACTCGACATCGTGCAGAAGGTTGCAGACACCGACGCCACCGTCCTGATCCTGGGGCCGAGCGGAGCGGGCAAAGAACTCGTGGCGCGCGCACTCCACTTCAACAGCTCGCGCTCGGAAAAACCGTTCGTCGCGGTCAACTGCGGCGCGATCCCCGAAGAACTGCTGGAGAGTGAACTCTTTGGGCACGTCCGGGGGGCCTTCACGGGGGCTCTGCGCGATCGCATCGGACGCTTCAGCGCGGCGAACGGCGGCACGCTTTTCCTGGACGAAATCGGCGATATGAGCCCCGTGCTGCAAACGAAGCTCTTGCGAGTGATCCAGGAGCGCGAATTCGAGCCCGTGGGCACCTCGAAACCCGAACGCGTGGATGTGCGAATCGTCGCCGCGACCAATCAAGACCTGCCGCTATTGATCCAGGAGAAGCGCTTCCGCGAAGACCTGTACTTCCGCTTGAGCGTCGTGCCTGTGAACGTGCCCTCGTTGCGGGAACGCCGCGATGACATCCCGTTGCTGATCGAGCATTTCCTGGCCCTGCAACGCCGGGACTACCCCGAGCTCAAGGGCGTCACGACGTCCGCCATCAAGCACATGATCGAGTACGACTGGCCGGGCAATGTGCGCGAACTACAGGCCATGGTTGAACGCATGAGCATCCTGAAGCGCAGCGGCTGGATCGACGAGGAGGATCTACCGACCGAGATCCTCGGCCACTCGAGTAGTCTTCCGAGTGTCGCACTGCCCGAAGACGGCATCGATTTCGACAAGGTAGTCGGTGCAGTCGAAGCCGATCTGATCACGCAGGCGCTGAATGCGACGGGCTGGAACAAGAACCGTGCGGCGAACCTGCTGAACCTGAAGCGCACGACACTCGTCGAGAAGATCCGCTCCAAGGGTCTCCAGCCTCCCGAATAACTGTCTAGCAGATCGGATTCGGATCCCGGATCGGTAACGAACC carries:
- a CDS encoding sigma-54-dependent Fis family transcriptional regulator; the encoded protein is MSDENPVASRRRSSARPRVLVADDEPRLVRSLRRQVEGGGYEVLEAPDAASVRKQLRRDPEVVLLDLKLGEASGLELISEIRGSCPQAEIVVITGHASVDSVVACMRAGAFDYLEKPFGDQHRVLQTLQRAREFRGLRIRNRELEGELDRRAALEGIIARSQPMKRVVDMIRDLSSNESNVLIQAESGTGKELTARALHSTSPRGDGPFVPVDCGALPEGIIESELFGYERGAFTGAVRASEGLFRSANGGTLFLDEIGELPVSLQARLLRVIQEREVRPLGATESIPVDVRLIAATNRDLAEEVRRGGFRSDLFYRLRVVSIEVPPLRERPEDIPELVKLFLSRAPKDSPVKGIEPDALQALVDNSWPGNIRELENCLEAALALARGPWLLRADLGLGDHSAPSATPPEGIELSLEAYEQRCLIDALKRVDGDVKRAAQLLGIGRSTLYRKLVHHNLNDS
- a CDS encoding sigma-54-dependent Fis family transcriptional regulator, yielding MVRASVLVVDDDALYRKALTRYLEGEGLAVTAVGDPATGLEKLKQRPYDLVLTDLKMPGVNGVEFVRQVRAADPEAVCIVITGFGSPEHSIEAQEAGAFWFIAKDYDQIACLGPMLENALEFRRLRTSNRQLQRQLEVRFGFENIVGESDALRETLDIVQKVADTDATVLILGPSGAGKELVARALHFNSSRSEKPFVAVNCGAIPEELLESELFGHVRGAFTGALRDRIGRFSAANGGTLFLDEIGDMSPVLQTKLLRVIQEREFEPVGTSKPERVDVRIVAATNQDLPLLIQEKRFREDLYFRLSVVPVNVPSLRERRDDIPLLIEHFLALQRRDYPELKGVTTSAIKHMIEYDWPGNVRELQAMVERMSILKRSGWIDEEDLPTEILGHSSSLPSVALPEDGIDFDKVVGAVEADLITQALNATGWNKNRAANLLNLKRTTLVEKIRSKGLQPPE